The genomic stretch ataaataccattaattgaataaggaggtgattgattgattgattgattgattgattgattgattgattgatttagagccCTGGAATCCCATTTGGTTTGTGGGGAAATATGTTGTTATGAAAGCAGGCAGGGGCGGAAGATGACTAGGGTGTTGGAAAATAATCAGCAAAGTTTTGCAGAGAAGAAGAACAGTGTCTTAGGTGGCCaattacagggaagcagcatggcatagtggctagggcacaggcctgggagtcagaaggacatgggttataatgtgacacttgtttactgtgcgcccttgggcaaatcttttaacttctctgtacctcagttaccttgcctgtaaaatggggattttaagccCCATGTaagccccattcaggacaggaactgtgtccaacccgatctgcttttacccaccccagggtacactacctggcacgcagtaagggcttaacaaataccatcattatactgGACAGTTGGTGTCAGGACAGCCAGTCTTCTGTCTGTAATCTGGCCAAACTGGCAGGCCAGGGAGCTTTACTCTCCGGTGCTCTGTTCTGCCCCACTGCAGATCCCAGTCTGGGGATGCTTTGCTCGTTAGCATTCTCCCGGGcctctactccctgtacctccagCCACCTGATCTGCACTGCCAtccccggggttggggggtgggggaaaggtgtTGTGCTGCCAGCTAGTTAGCTGCATCCCCTGGCTTCAGCCCTAGCTTAACCGGTCCCCCAGGTCAGTCAATGTGGAAATAGCATCCTCCCTGGCCCATCCTTACTGTAGGATCAGTGAagctcgttctccctccctcccagttctgacactgctTGCTAACTAGAGCTGAGAGTTTCAGcaattccccctccttccctagccccatttcctttccccttcttccccactggaACCATTACTGGTGAGTTGCCCCGGGCCACTCAGGGAGTCGGGAGGGGCAACCTCCAGGAGATAGGCCCACCctatttcaatcaataaatcaaacaatAACTTCCACCCAACCCacaatctctccctctccaggaaTTCTCCCTGTGATACTGACTCTCCCTGCTCATTGTCTCAGGCTTCAAGAAAGGAGAAGACCAGAAACACACTCTTCTGCAtctcacattattatcattatcatcaataataataataataaattcattaAGCAAGTACTATGCACtcaacactgggggagatacaagagaatctgatccgacacactccctgaccttcCCTCTGGGCAAATCCAGGTAACATTCCTCATCGCCTCTCAGAGCTGACCTTCCACCCCCGGGGCAACCAACATCTGACCTCCATCTTCCCCCAGTATTCATCATAGatatatcttaataataataatggtaattgttaagtgcttactatgtgccaagcactgttctaagtgctggggtaggtaaaaattaatcaggttggacacaatgcccatcccacatagggctcacagtcttatccccatttttttacagatgaggttactgaggcacagagaagttaagtgacttgcccaacgtcacacagcagacaggtggcagattaaTACATATGCAGACACACACCCACTAGTCcaatggagaaagcacaggactggacttcaaaagacccgagttctagtcccagttctcctTGCCTTGGATccatcacttgacctctctggacttcactttcctcatgtgcaaaatggatcAGGGATCAGAGATCTCTGTTCTCTCTACTTCTtacactttgagccctgtgttAGCGCAGGAACTGTGTTGGACatgattatctacctcagcacttagcccagtgcttagcattcagtctgcacttaataaatttataataataattacccttCAATCTTTTTATCACAATCTGCacttttgagcccttactggacaCCTGGAGCTTGGTCCTAGGTGCTGGGGAGCATAGGAGAAAAACAGAAGATGTTTTGGTGAAACTACTCCAATTCCTTTCTTctattctttctttttccccttctcccccttctctgtgTCCCATTCATCCTCATTTCCCAtatccgctccccccgccccccaccctagtgctcacagtctgagatggagagagggagggtaggGCTGTATtccccaaagcactcagtacaatgttttaCAAACAATAGGAGCTGAAaaaacactgttgattgattgattggggtggaGTAAAGATAACACCAGGTATTTTTCtgttgtctgccttcccttccccaactgCTAGTAGAGAGCATTACTGTAGGtaccaaataaatactattactactaatattgctACCACTATTCCTACTTTGCTGACCTGAATATGCTTTCACATTTGGAAAAAATAGGTGGATCATTTGGGGCTGAAGGGTTGAGTGGGATAGATGGAAAGGGGCAGGTAGGTTAGTTGGAGGGGCTAGCTGGAGGCAGGTAGGACCAGAGAGATGGGAAATGAGGGAGAGGTCTAACCaagctcatctctcctgcctcagtGTCAGAGGCTTGTACTAAGACTAGTCGCTTTCCCGGATGGATTCTCCAGGGTGGGGGTAGGGAACAGCAGGGATTTACATTGCCCTATTTTGGAGCTAGGATTGGCTATGGCCCCGTTTGGCATCTTTGGGCCTTTCAGTAATGCTGCATcagtctctgccttctctctggggATGACCCCAAAGTTCCTACCAAAGCCAACTGTGATAGAGAGGTATCAGCGGCCGCCCGCAGAGACCAGCTTCCTGGGCCCCTAGTGTGGTCCATTGCTCCCTGGGTTTCCATGGAGATCAAGAGAGATCATCCCTCTTTGACCTAGGGGAGGATCTGCCAAGAGGCCATCTCTCCCCTGTATCACCTCTCCACAGAGCCAAGAGGGACTTGTGGCCCCCACCCACCACCTCGGGGAcaattccttctctcccacaaatGTGCGTCTGGAGATAGGCAGGCGGGCTCGCTCAGAGCCTTAGGTCCAGACATAGTCTTAGGAAGAGGCCTGCTCTGGACCCGGTTGGGGAAAGCAAGCTGGGGTCTGGCTTCCAGCTCCTCGGCTTCTAATAGCAACCAGGACACTCAGGATGGTCAGAATGGCTTCCCTTAGTCACCCTTCCAGACCCCCGGTGATCCAACCAGAGTCCCACCCCACTACTCTGGAGTGTactacactggagaagcagcgtggctcagtggaaagagcacgggctttggagtcagggctcatgagttcgaatcccagctctgccacttgtcggctgtgtgactgtgggcaagtcatttcacttcgctgtgcctcagttccctcatctgtaaaatggggattaagactgtgagccccacgtgggacaacctgattcccctatgtctaccccagcgcttagaacagtgctcggcacatagtaagcgcttaacaaataccaacattattattattattactcatgttCTGAACAGTTAGAAACATGAGTACCTCCTCTTAGTCACCCCTATCACCCCCATCGATACGGTCAGGATCTTGGTGTGAATCTCCCCCTTGGAGGAGGAGCTGAAGGCAGAAGAGGGAAGGTTAGGAGACTTGTCTTTTCCTGGAGTATCAGAAGACGGGCAGCAAGGATTGAAATAGCTCCTGGCCCTCAGGCAGATCCATGGAACCTTCACTAGAGAAGAAATACAGGGCTGATGCCACAAACTGGATGTAATCCCCGGATTACAGAGCCCCAGAAATGGTGATCATGAGCAGGTGCTGGTGAGATGAGGGAACGGGGGGATAGGTTGGGAatagtggggatgagggtggggataaTGGGGCTGATGGTGAGGTTACTGAATGTTGATGGAGATGATTATAAGGATATTACGATGGCGAGGATAGATAATAGGTGAAGAACAATAGAGGTGATAGAGATGATGGTAAGGATAAAAGGGATGACGGTAGGGATGATCGAGCTGAGTTGAGAGGTTAAAagaaattttggtatttgttaagtgcttactatgtgcaaggcattgtactaagcactggggtgaatacaagcaaatcgggttggacacagaccctttcctagatggggctcacaatccttaatctccattttacagatgacataactgaggcacagagaagagaagtgacttgcccaagaatacacaacagacaagtggcagagccgggattagaactcagtatctctgactaccaggaccgtgctccatccactaggccatgctgcttctgatggcaAGGTGAGGATGGTGACGACGAGGGTGGGGATGATGGGAATAAGGAGAGAGAtgataatggggatgaaggtgaGGATGACAGGGATGGTGATGAAGATAACAGTGTGACAGTGAGGACAAAGAATGATGGGCGCATGGATAGTGGGTATCCCTCCTGGCTAAGAGGGAACAATCAGAGCCTTTGCTGAAGTTGACCCAGGCCCATGATGTTCCTTTCTGCACTTTGACTAGTTCTTTGAGTAAGCACAGCCCAGCTCAGGGAAACTTCATTTTTCCTCTAAGGCTTGCGGTGGcctgggaagtagcgtggctcagtggaaagagcccgggtttgggagtcagagattatgggttttaatcccggctcagccacttgtctgctgcgtgactttgggcaagtcacaacttctctgtacctcagtgacctcatctgtaaaatggggattaagactgtgagccccatgtgggacaacttgattaccttgtatctaccccagcgtttagaacagtcctgggcacatagtaagctcttaataaataccataattattattgacaaGTGTTCCATTTCACcaatccaatcgatcaatcgattcattcattcaatcatatttattgagcgcttaacgtgtgcagagcactgtactaagcgcttggatccaACAACAGTATGGATTGATCtcctactaagtgcaaagcacaggatcaagtgtttgggagactacaacagaattagtaggcataatCTCTGCACTCCAGTTGTTTACACTCGAGTGGATCAATCACCTaatggcacttagtgagcactgtactaatgctaggGAGAgaaccacagagttagtagacatgatttctgcactTGAGGTctggctggggagacagaaactgagaCAATTTACAGACAAGAGGCAACGATGGAGTTTAGTGATCTCTATATAGGTATTACAGGTGGACTATGACTTACCTAAGTACTTAGAGGTTGTGGGTGTACTGAAGAGGCAGTAGTAAGGAATTGGGATGGAGAGATGAAAGATGAATCTGGGAaatcttcttagaggagatgtgatttcagaagggccttgaagatgaggagaactagGTGGAAGCAGCCTGAAAtagcttggccaagtggatagagcactggcctggcagtcagaagaccctgagttctaatcccggctccaacacttgtctgctgtgtgaccttgggcaagtcttttaacctctctgtgcctcagttaactcatctataaaattggtattaagactgagagcccactataggacaggggctgcgtacaacctgattatcttgtatctaccctgtgcttagtgcggtgctcagcatatagtaagtactttaaaaattccataaattattattattattgctgttattattattaatgatctgctgggtgtgaagaggaagggggttccaggcaagAAGTCAGCTGTGGAAAAGATTAGAGCAATGTCCAGTGAGTAGGCAGGCTTGAGTGCAGTGAAGCACGTGAGCTGAGGTGTAGAGGGAAATGAGAGGGGATAGttacagcacttaacacagtgcctggcatatagtaagtgcctaccaaagaccacaattattattaattattataggtaggaggggaaagaacTGATGGACTGCTTTATGGCCAATGGAGGACTCACTCTTGACTATGGCCACCTCCTGTTGAGAGGACATTTCCTTACTCACGTTGGGAGAGCTCAGAGTGGGTGCACCCCCAGACGAAAACTGACCTTCTCCAATGGTCCCATCTCTCCGGAGTCCCACCCCCGAGCTCCACAAAAGTCCGGAGATGGGCCACCCTTCGAGAAATCCTTGAAAGAGCACTGAATTCCTCAGGACCTCCTGGAACGGAGGAGGTGGTTGAGGCTACAGCCTCAAGGATATCAGGGACCTGAACCAGAGGAGAATAAGCCAAGAACCTGGGCCGTGAAAgctgcagagaaacagcatgacctagagaaagagcctgggcttgagagtcaggagacctgggttccaatcccagttctgccatttgcctgctctgtaatcttgggcaagttacttcacttctctgtgcctaagttttctcatctgtaaaacagggattcagtgcctcttctccctcccatttttagactgggagccccgggaagggcagggactgggtccaaccagattatcttgtatctacacatgcttagtacactgcttggcacatagtaagcgctttacatatCCCACAATCATATTATCATCTCCTCATGAAGTAGAACCTCTGCCGCCTTGGGTGTTTGGGCCCACCTCTGAGGACTCTTCACCCAAGCTTCAGAGCTGAGGCTGTCCTTGGTACAGCAGTAAACACCTTTCACTCTGGGTCAGTAAAAAGAGGCACTtcaggccccgccctccctccccttcctctctgtacACAGGacctaatgattaataataataattgtggtatttgttaaactcttccctcccctcctttctcccaggctccccaccccatccctcctctcttccttcctgtgtccctaccccacccccagcttttcCCTCTTAACactgatttctctcctttctccttctcagaTCAGGCAGACGTCCTGATGGGAAATCAGACCAGAGTGACTGAGTTCATCCTCCTGGGGCTGACGGACAGCCCTAAGTGGCAAGCGGTgattttcttctttctgtttgtCACCTATGCGCTGAGCATCACCGGGAACCTGACCATCTTCAACCTCACTCTGCTGGACTCCCGCCTCCACACCCCTATGTACTTCTTCCTGCGCAATTTCTCCTTCCTGGAGCTCTCCTTCACGTCCGCCTGCATTCCCAGATTCCTGGTTACCATCGCCACAGGGGACAGGACCGTCAGCTTCGCGGGCTGTATGACCCAGTTCTTCTTCGTCATCCTGCTGGGGGCGACGGAATTTTTCCTCCTGACTGCCATGTCCTACGACCGCTACGTCGCTATCTGCCGGCCGCTGCACTACACGACAGTCATGAGCCGGGGCGTCTGCGTCCTTCTGGTCCTCTGCTCCTGGTTGGTCAGTTTCCTGGTCACCTTTCCCACGACCATGCTGACCAGCCGACTCGACTTCTGTGGACCTAACATCATTGACCATTTCAGCTGCGACTATGGACCCCTCCTGCAGCTCTCCTGCTCCGACACGAAATTCCTGGAACAGATGTTTTTCCTTTTGGCCTTGGGGACACTCCTGGTCACCCTGGCACTAGTGACCATGTCCTACATGGCCATCTTCTGCGCCATCCTGAGACTGCCCTCCGCccagcagaggagaaaggcctTTTCCACATGCTCCTCCCACATGGTCGTGGTCTCCATCTCCTATGGCAGCTGCATCTTTATGTACATCAACCCATCTCCCAAGGCAGGGGTCGCCTTCAACAAGAAGGTGGCGGTGCTCAACACGTCTGTGGCCCCCATGCTGAACCCCTTCATCTACACCCTACGAAATCATCAGGTCAAGCAGGTCCTCAGGAACCTGGTGCGCCGGATTGAGTTTTCCTCCAGGAAATGAGAGGAGTCAGGGTGGGATGGGGCAGTCCCCCATAAAGAAAAAGCTTCAGGAAGTGACTTTCTAGATTTTAGTTtccacctttcaatcaatcagtcagtagtgtttattaagtcttactgtatgcagagcattgtattaagcgcttggaagagaacaatatagcataATTGTTTGACAAATTCCCTCCAGAATGAGATTCATgcctaggcggggagacagacattaatgtaaataaataaattagggatatggacataagtgccgtgaagctgagggaggggtgagtaaagggagcaaatccaattatctcctgctcccttcccttccacctgtATGAACCTCCCCagactcctccttcctcctcaacccctcacAACTCTGGCCAACCACTTGGACTCTGGACCCTAAACCTTCCCTTCTGACCCAGTCTCGCTGCTTCTGTGCTCTCCCCTTCAAGCCCagctcttccagaaagccttcctggaTTCAACCGGCAGGGTTAGTGGAGGTT from Ornithorhynchus anatinus isolate Pmale09 chromosome 10, mOrnAna1.pri.v4, whole genome shotgun sequence encodes the following:
- the LOC114814696 gene encoding olfactory receptor 6C4-like, which gives rise to MGNQTRVTEFILLGLTDSPKWQAVIFFFLFVTYALSITGNLTIFNLTLLDSRLHTPMYFFLRNFSFLELSFTSACIPRFLVTIATGDRTVSFAGCMTQFFFVILLGATEFFLLTAMSYDRYVAICRPLHYTTVMSRGVCVLLVLCSWLVSFLVTFPTTMLTSRLDFCGPNIIDHFSCDYGPLLQLSCSDTKFLEQMFFLLALGTLLVTLALVTMSYMAIFCAILRLPSAQQRRKAFSTCSSHMVVVSISYGSCIFMYINPSPKAGVAFNKKVAVLNTSVAPMLNPFIYTLRNHQVKQVLRNLVRRIEFSSRK